A portion of the Lolium rigidum isolate FL_2022 chromosome 1, APGP_CSIRO_Lrig_0.1, whole genome shotgun sequence genome contains these proteins:
- the LOC124667304 gene encoding acyl-CoA-binding domain-containing protein 1-like, protein MGLQEEFEEYAEKAKTLPDSTTNENKLCLYGLFKQATVGPVNTARPGFFDMAGKAKWDAWKAVEAKSKEEAMTDYITKVKQLLEEAATAAASTS, encoded by the exons ATGGGCCTCCAG GAGGAGTTCGAGGAGTACGCGGAGAAGGCCAAGACGTTGCCTGACTCAACGACCAACGAAAACAAGCTGTGCCTCTATGGCCTCTTCAAGCAGGCCACCGTCGGCCCCGTCAACACCG CCCGCCCCGGCTTCTTTGACATGGCCGGCAAGGCCAAATGGGATGCTTGGAAGGCTGTGGAAG CAAAATCCAAGGAGGAAGCAATGACGGACTACATCACCAAGGTGAAGCAGCTGCTCGAGGAGGCGGCTACTGCCGCTGCATCCACTTCTTAG
- the LOC124703818 gene encoding cytochrome P450 89A2-like, which produces MSLARSPTREFMEELLAAVLVCLLAVPILGFLGSYTRRVRAQLAVHKIGDPAVAHRALIDNADDFSDRPAGIFPVSLATWRDGEPNENVTTVSYGRHWSALRCNLTADILHPTRLASLAPLQQEAARALISRLSGAGAEVADVREHITAAVFALVAQLCFGDEAAVDDVRAMGSMIRGFLFAAGELSPRFDGSALSKLLNWRGLRGITGMIRRQGELYLPLIEARRGRKPRSPLCVGAGGGIPVHPYVDSLVDLRVPDEAADNALRELRDGELVGLVLEFLGAGMGSVSACLEWTLAHLIDQPEVQDKLRREIIAAEGSGQSLRSIPYLDAVVLESLRMHPPVPFIMHIGRDSKIWTDPGRFWPERFLAGGEAEDIGPSPGPKEIRMMPFGAGHRHCPGMNMGMLNIKCFLAALVREFEWAPSAEDCSNGCSGVDMTEVDGFLKLMKKPLSACVTPTH; this is translated from the exons ATGTCG CTAGCTAGAAGCCCAACGCGGGAATTCATGGAGGAGCTCCTTGCTGCTGTCCTGGTGTGCCTCCTAGCCGTGCCCATACTTGGCTTCCTCGGAAGCTACACGAGGCGGGTCCGTGCTCAGCTGGCCGTCCACAAGATCGGCGACCCCGCCGTCGCCCACCGCGCGCTCATCGACAACGCCGATGACTTCTCCGACCGTCCCGCCGGGATCTTCCCCGTGTCCCTGGCCACCTGGCGCGACGGCGAGCCGAACGAGAACGTAACCACGGTGAGCTACGGCCGGCATTGGTCGGCTCTCCGGTGCAACCTCACGGCCGACATCCTGCACCCCACGCGCCTGGCCTCGCTCGCCCCGCTGCAGCAGGAGGCCGCGCGGGCGCTCATCTCCCGCCTGTCCGGCGCCGGCGCAGAGGTCGCCGACGTCCGCGAGCACATCACCGCCGCCGTGTTCGCGCTGGTCGCGCAGCTGTGCTTCGGGGACGAGGCAGCCGTGGACGACGTGCGCGCCATGGGGAGCATGATACGGGGGTTCCTCTTCGCCGCCGGGGAGCTGAGCCCAAGGTTCGATGGCTCGGCTCTGTCCAAGCTCCTGAACTGGCGGGGGCTTCGCGGGATCACCGGCATGATCCGACGGCAGGGCGAGCTGTACCTCCCACTGATCGAGGCACGAAGGGGGCGGAAGCCACGGTCGCCGCTCTGTGTCGGTGCCGGAGGCGGCATTCCAGTCCATCCATACGTCGACTCGCTCGTTGATCTCCGCGTCCCCGACGAGGCGGCGGACAATGCCCTGCGCGAGCTTCGAGACGGCGAGCTGGTGGGCCTCGTGCTGGAGTTCCTCGGTGCCGGCATGGGGTCGGTGTCGGCCTGCCTCGAGTGGACCCTTGCCCACCTCATCGACCAGCCGGAGGTCCAGGACAAGCTGCGTCGCGAGATCATCGCCGCCGAAGGCTCCGGCCAGAGCCTTCGCAGTATCCCGTACCTCGACGCCGTGGTGCTCGAGAGCCTCCGCATGCACCCGCCGGTGCCCTTCATCATGC ACATCGGACGAGACAGCAAGATATGGACGGATCCTGGCAGGTTCTGGCCGGAGCGGTTCCTCGCCGGAGGCGAGGCGGAGGACATCGGCCCGTCGCCCGGCCCCAAGGAGATCAGGATGATGCCCTTCGGCGCGGGACACAGGCACTGCCCAGGCATGAACATGGGGATGCTGAACATCAAGTGCTTCCTTGCCGCGCTGGTTCGTGAGTTTGAGTGGGCGCCGTCGGCGGAAGACTGCAGCAATGGCTGCAGTGGCGTCGACATGACTGAGGTTGATGGATTTCTGAAGCTGATGAAGAAGCCGCTTTCTGCGTGTGTCACGCCGACACACTAA